A genome region from Archaeoglobus fulgidus DSM 4304 includes the following:
- a CDS encoding antitoxin family protein: MPKVIEAIYENGVFKPLQKVELREGEKVKVIVDRGLTQLFGMFRHRRKTDLDEDMDLMITERA; the protein is encoded by the coding sequence ATGCCAAAAGTCATTGAAGCCATTTACGAAAACGGAGTGTTCAAGCCCCTCCAGAAAGTTGAACTCAGGGAGGGGGAGAAGGTAAAAGTCATTGTGGATCGGGGACTTACCCAGTTATTCGGGATGTTCCGACACAGGCGTAAGACGGACCTGGACGAAGATATGGATCTGATGATAACGGAGAGAGCATGA
- a CDS encoding glycosyltransferase: protein MLEWTGGRYIPTAKPEEVGAEIHYEHLHRYYFAAQFVKGKVVLDLGCGEGYGSYILSKYAKKVVGVDIDDKSIKHASSTYIRSNLEYRVGSVTSIPVDGEEIFDAVICFEVLEHIAEHEEMLQEVKRVLKKDGIFVVSTPNKKVYSDEPNYQNPFHVKELYFDEFKALLGRYFKHIYFFGQRVYPSSQIWCLTEDNDRSSEFVIERGERSFVRVEAERKEPMYFIAIASDSPLKEIDYRSYLTDVSSVLINNFRKYIRHLEKRLRELEVEVGRLNSIVEQKERQIGDLSASLDKLNTEVAEKSGRVYELENALKIKDGELSRLQQEIESLRSAVRDREAEIERLNDELERISGELESERERVSALTKSLEEKTKELNEFKVKSINLEQKIRSLEGELKEKESLVERLNGELTAREKAIEELRKEEQRVKSELAAREEQIRNLTEENIRLAAELDSIKSSVTWRAVMKWHSFVERVAPLGTRRRRWYDLGIKGLRVLASSGFRGLWRSASEYRKQRKLEEMQIETKDIYGTPSTSFNTADVSELEFPNFENPEVSIVIPVYNNAELTYNCLKSILSNTAGCSYEVILVDDASTEKEVDTLFDKIKNVKIIRNKENVGFVESCNIGAKASSGKYILFLNNDTIVTPGWLPPLLELIKREDVGAVGAKLAYPDGKLQEAGGIIWKDASGWNYGRYDDPERRIQFC from the coding sequence ATGTTAGAGTGGACGGGGGGGAGATATATTCCAACGGCAAAACCTGAAGAGGTTGGAGCGGAAATTCACTATGAGCACCTTCACAGGTATTATTTTGCAGCACAGTTTGTCAAGGGGAAGGTTGTTTTGGACCTCGGATGCGGTGAGGGTTATGGGAGCTATATTTTATCCAAATACGCCAAGAAAGTTGTTGGGGTGGATATTGATGATAAATCTATAAAGCACGCGAGCAGCACATATATAAGAAGCAATCTTGAATATCGTGTCGGTTCAGTTACCAGCATACCGGTCGATGGTGAGGAAATTTTCGATGCTGTAATTTGTTTTGAAGTTCTTGAGCACATTGCAGAACATGAGGAAATGCTTCAGGAAGTGAAGAGAGTTTTGAAGAAGGATGGAATTTTCGTTGTGTCGACTCCCAACAAAAAGGTTTACAGTGACGAACCAAACTATCAGAATCCGTTTCACGTAAAGGAGCTGTACTTTGATGAGTTTAAAGCTTTGCTTGGCAGATACTTCAAGCACATCTACTTTTTCGGGCAGAGAGTTTATCCTTCTTCGCAAATCTGGTGCCTGACAGAAGATAATGATAGAAGCAGTGAATTCGTAATAGAAAGGGGAGAGAGGAGTTTTGTTAGAGTTGAGGCTGAAAGGAAGGAACCTATGTATTTTATTGCGATAGCATCAGATTCACCGCTGAAAGAAATTGATTATCGAAGTTATCTTACCGATGTTAGTAGTGTCCTAATCAACAACTTCAGAAAATACATCAGGCATCTTGAAAAAAGGTTAAGGGAGCTGGAGGTGGAAGTTGGCAGATTGAATTCAATTGTTGAGCAGAAAGAGAGGCAAATAGGGGATCTGAGTGCGAGTCTGGATAAATTAAACACCGAGGTGGCCGAGAAGAGTGGAAGAGTCTATGAGCTTGAAAACGCGTTGAAAATCAAGGATGGAGAATTAAGCAGGTTGCAGCAGGAGATAGAGAGCCTGAGGAGTGCGGTCAGGGATAGGGAAGCTGAGATCGAAAGGCTCAACGATGAGCTTGAGAGGATAAGTGGGGAGCTTGAAAGTGAGAGGGAACGGGTATCCGCTCTAACAAAATCGCTCGAAGAGAAAACCAAAGAGCTGAACGAGTTCAAGGTAAAATCGATCAACTTGGAGCAAAAAATAAGGAGCTTGGAGGGGGAGCTGAAGGAAAAGGAGAGCTTGGTGGAGAGGCTGAATGGAGAGCTTACAGCAAGAGAGAAAGCAATTGAAGAGCTTAGGAAGGAGGAGCAGAGGGTTAAGTCGGAACTTGCTGCCAGGGAAGAGCAAATAAGAAATCTCACGGAGGAGAATATTAGACTGGCAGCAGAGCTGGACTCGATAAAGTCCAGCGTTACGTGGAGAGCTGTGATGAAGTGGCACTCCTTTGTTGAGAGAGTTGCTCCATTAGGGACGAGGAGGAGAAGGTGGTATGATTTGGGGATTAAAGGGTTGAGGGTTTTGGCTAGTTCTGGATTCAGAGGTTTGTGGAGAAGCGCGTCAGAGTACAGAAAGCAAAGAAAGTTGGAAGAGATGCAAATTGAGACTAAAGACATTTACGGTACTCCTAGTACATCTTTCAATACAGCTGATGTGTCAGAATTAGAATTTCCTAATTTCGAAAATCCTGAAGTTTCAATAGTGATTCCTGTATATAATAATGCAGAATTAACATATAATTGCTTGAAATCAATACTCTCTAATACTGCTGGTTGCTCATATGAGGTTATATTAGTTGACGATGCATCAACAGAAAAGGAGGTTGATACTCTATTTGATAAAATCAAAAACGTGAAGATTATACGAAACAAAGAAAATGTAGGCTTCGTTGAATCCTGTAATATTGGTGCAAAAGCTAGTTCAGGAAAATATATATTATTTTTAAATAATGATACCATCGTTACTCCAGGATGGCTACCACCACTTTTGGAGTTGATAAAACGAGAAGATGTTGGGGCAGTAGGCGCTAAACTCGCATACCCGGATGGAAAACTCCAAGAGGCTGGGGGAATAATATGGAAAGACGCATCAGGGTGGAACTACGGAAGATACGACGACCCAGAAAGACGAATACAATTTTGTTAG
- a CDS encoding IS481-like element ISA0963-2 family transposase, translated as MRKLTNKKIRWIIKQLEKGTPVREIAAVMRVTPRRIYQLKKQYEETGEIPELKQPGRKPKPIDKETEQIILQAYEKYKLSPVPLERLIERDYGIHIPHNTIYRILLKHGLVEENMNKKKRRKWVRYERKHSMSLWQGDWKKLGENWIIAFMDDASRFITCYGVFEKATTENTIKVLRKGFAEYGIPDEILTDHGTQFVAAKSRERAKHRFKKFLVENGVRHILARINHPQTNGKIERFFGLMEQKIGLFESLDEFVYWYNYVKPHMSLNFEELETPYQAFLRKLPAERVFEYGRWLIEE; from the coding sequence GTGAGAAAACTAACGAACAAAAAGATCAGATGGATCATCAAACAACTCGAAAAGGGAACCCCAGTAAGAGAAATAGCAGCTGTGATGAGAGTAACACCAAGAAGGATCTACCAACTCAAAAAACAATACGAAGAAACAGGAGAAATTCCAGAACTCAAACAACCTGGAAGAAAGCCCAAGCCAATAGACAAAGAAACTGAGCAAATAATCCTGCAAGCCTACGAAAAATACAAGCTCAGCCCAGTTCCGCTGGAAAGGCTGATAGAGAGGGATTACGGCATCCACATCCCCCACAACACTATATACAGAATCTTGCTAAAACACGGTTTGGTGGAGGAGAATATGAATAAGAAAAAGCGGAGGAAATGGGTTCGTTATGAAAGAAAACACTCAATGAGTTTATGGCAGGGAGACTGGAAAAAGCTTGGAGAGAATTGGATAATAGCCTTCATGGACGATGCTTCCCGCTTCATCACCTGCTATGGAGTATTTGAGAAGGCAACGACTGAGAACACGATCAAAGTTCTCAGGAAAGGGTTCGCTGAATATGGAATTCCAGATGAAATATTGACGGATCACGGAACTCAGTTTGTGGCTGCGAAGAGCAGGGAGAGGGCTAAGCACAGATTTAAGAAATTCCTGGTTGAGAATGGTGTTAGGCATATTCTTGCCAGAATAAACCATCCTCAAACCAATGGAAAGATTGAGAGGTTCTTTGGACTGATGGAGCAAAAAATTGGTCTTTTTGAATCACTGGATGAATTCGTTTACTGGTATAATTACGTTAAACCTCACATGAGCCTTAATTTTGAAGAGCTGGAGACTCCTTATCAGGCTTTTCTCAGGAAGCTGCCTGCTGAAAGGGTGTTTGAGTACGGGAGGTGGTTGATTGAGGAGTGA
- a CDS encoding class I SAM-dependent methyltransferase: MTYRLVELFRTHKGKVTDKWTSYLEIYEQLFSDYKDKEVNILEIGVQNGGSLEIWAKYFTNAKNIIGCDIDERCSELTYDDERIKIVIGDAGDLLTAKRVREIVSSLDIIIDDGSHKSSDIIRAFANYYPLLNYGGIYIVEDLCCSYWKNFGGGLFEYYSAINFFKTLIDVINYEHWRLGKSRKWLLSKFAEKYNLSFDDSELATIRSVEFYNSLCVIRKECPEKTVIGPRIVVGEESIFGDLEEFRKRNNTSVQDIRAEVEDISTEMEHSICQTRRRER; this comes from the coding sequence ATGACTTATAGACTCGTGGAGTTATTTAGAACGCATAAAGGAAAGGTGACGGATAAATGGACTTCCTATTTAGAAATATATGAGCAGTTATTTTCAGACTACAAGGATAAAGAAGTAAACATTTTGGAGATTGGAGTTCAGAATGGTGGGAGCCTTGAAATCTGGGCGAAATATTTTACAAATGCAAAAAATATAATTGGCTGCGACATAGATGAAAGATGCTCTGAGCTTACTTACGACGACGAGCGAATAAAGATCGTGATAGGAGATGCAGGTGATTTATTGACTGCTAAAAGGGTGAGAGAAATTGTTAGCAGTTTGGACATAATAATAGACGATGGCTCACATAAATCGTCCGATATAATTAGAGCCTTTGCAAATTACTACCCTCTGTTGAATTACGGTGGGATATATATTGTCGAAGACCTGTGTTGCAGTTACTGGAAAAACTTTGGCGGCGGTTTGTTTGAATACTATTCAGCAATTAATTTCTTCAAAACCCTCATTGATGTTATTAACTACGAGCATTGGAGATTGGGCAAATCGAGGAAGTGGTTACTTTCGAAGTTTGCTGAAAAGTATAACCTGAGTTTTGACGACTCAGAGCTCGCTACGATACGATCAGTTGAGTTTTACAATTCTTTATGTGTGATCAGAAAGGAATGTCCAGAAAAAACAGTAATCGGGCCCAGAATCGTTGTTGGAGAGGAAAGCATATTTGGTGATTTAGAGGAATTCAGGAAAAGGAATAATACAAGTGTTCAGGACATACGCGCTGAAGTTGAGGATATCTCCACGGAAATGGAACACTCCATCTGTCAAACTCGTCGTAGAGAAAGGTAG
- a CDS encoding ISNCY-like element ISA1214-1 family transposase, with amino-acid sequence MNLGFRVTGKFVRELLDVLDEIAEEIRQEEKEKYPYTEWERKREVVKERLRKLPEYVREAISVITVQKRVGRPKKVDLEKRVMLFLFARLMDKSNRDIEELLELFEPLFGIKVSYKTIERLYSDEEVRMALHNLFILLLREEGVSGDFSGDGTGYSLTITKHYRSNPKRKGKDFRYVFRIIDIDTGMYVGFGYSDRSEKDAFEKALGMLKSMGVKVNSISLDKYYSSRKTLRLFDAETAVYVIPKRNLARIGFDWLRVIERIVEAPYRFLKRYFKRNLSEAGFSADKRRFGWLIRQRREDRREMALFAVGLWHNVFAVRVVR; translated from the coding sequence ATGAACCTTGGATTCAGAGTGACAGGGAAGTTTGTAAGGGAACTTCTGGATGTTTTGGATGAAATTGCAGAGGAGATAAGACAGGAGGAGAAGGAAAAGTATCCGTACACAGAATGGGAGAGGAAGAGAGAAGTTGTTAAGGAAAGGCTGAGAAAACTCCCTGAATACGTTAGAGAGGCTATTTCTGTGATAACCGTGCAAAAGAGGGTGGGAAGACCAAAGAAAGTTGATCTGGAGAAGAGAGTTATGCTCTTTCTGTTTGCAAGGCTGATGGACAAATCAAACAGAGATATTGAGGAGCTTTTAGAGCTGTTTGAACCTTTATTCGGGATAAAGGTTAGCTACAAAACGATAGAAAGATTATACTCGGATGAAGAAGTTAGAATGGCTTTACACAACCTCTTCATCCTTCTGCTTAGAGAGGAAGGAGTTTCAGGAGATTTTTCAGGAGATGGGACAGGATACAGCCTAACCATCACTAAGCACTATAGAAGCAATCCTAAAAGGAAAGGTAAAGACTTCAGATACGTTTTCAGGATAATTGACATCGATACGGGAATGTACGTTGGCTTTGGCTATTCTGACAGATCTGAGAAAGATGCCTTTGAGAAGGCTTTAGGAATGCTCAAAAGCATGGGGGTGAAGGTAAACTCGATTTCTCTGGATAAGTATTACAGCAGTAGGAAGACTCTGAGGCTGTTTGATGCTGAGACAGCTGTCTACGTCATTCCAAAGCGAAATCTTGCCAGAATAGGATTTGACTGGTTGAGGGTTATCGAGAGGATTGTTGAAGCTCCTTATAGGTTTCTGAAGAGGTACTTCAAGAGGAACTTAAGTGAGGCAGGATTTTCTGCTGATAAGAGGAGATTTGGATGGTTGATAAGGCAGAGGAGGGAGGACAGGAGAGAGATGGCTTTGTTTGCTGTTGGGCTGTGGCACAATGTGTTTGCTGTTAGGGTGGTGAGGTAA
- a CDS encoding DUF2080 family transposase-associated protein has translation MRRVEVKKGDFVLKEEVEVVFEKRVTPFGNSAKVDVPKRYIGWRAYVIVVRD, from the coding sequence ATGAGGAGGGTTGAAGTGAAGAAGGGAGATTTTGTTCTGAAAGAGGAGGTTGAGGTTGTTTTCGAGAAGAGAGTCACGCCTTTCGGTAATTCAGCAAAGGTTGATGTGCCCAAGAGGTATATTGGGTGGAGAGCGTATGTGATTGTTGTCAGGGATTAA
- a CDS encoding glycosyltransferase, whose translation MVKKEIFEKIGGFDGRFKPAYYEDTDLCFSVRKMGYKVMYQPKSVIIHLEGATCGTDTSSGVKKFQEINRQKFYEKWKDTLLKHHYNPDPSNLFLARCRNGGKRILVIDHYVPTFDKDSGSYRMYNILKILIELGHCVTFIGDNLAKMEPYTSILQQIGIEVLYGPYTRSIEDYLKDHGKFFDIVILSRAPIAEKHILAVRKYCSKAKIIFDTVDLHFLREMRRAELEKNDKVKELAEKLKNIELKLARLANLTLVVSPFEKELLLKEDPTLNVEVLSNIHEIKPPKNSFENRKDIMFLGGFAHPPNIDAVKWFINDIFPKIKQQLPEVKFIIVGSNPPEEIMSLSSDDIIVTGYVRELEPYFESVRVFVSPLRYGAGVKGKIGEAMAHGVPVVTTSIGGEGMGLIDGENALIADDPVEFAEKVVKLYTDKALWEKISMRSIEHVKCNFSYNVAKNKIINII comes from the coding sequence ATGGTCAAAAAAGAGATCTTCGAAAAAATTGGGGGATTTGACGGGAGGTTTAAACCTGCTTACTATGAAGATACAGATTTATGCTTTTCTGTTCGAAAAATGGGTTACAAGGTAATGTACCAACCGAAATCCGTGATAATTCATTTAGAGGGGGCAACATGTGGAACAGATACGAGTTCAGGCGTAAAGAAGTTTCAAGAAATAAATAGACAGAAGTTTTACGAAAAATGGAAAGATACCTTGCTAAAGCACCATTATAATCCTGATCCTTCAAACTTGTTTTTGGCGAGATGCAGGAACGGAGGAAAGCGCATCTTGGTGATTGACCACTATGTTCCAACATTTGACAAAGATAGCGGTTCCTACAGGATGTATAATATACTCAAAATTTTGATAGAGCTTGGTCATTGTGTTACGTTCATAGGCGATAATTTGGCAAAAATGGAGCCGTATACCAGTATTTTGCAGCAGATTGGTATCGAAGTGCTTTACGGGCCCTACACCAGATCAATTGAGGACTACTTAAAAGACCACGGAAAATTCTTTGACATAGTTATCTTGAGTAGGGCACCGATAGCAGAGAAACATATATTAGCAGTTCGTAAATACTGCAGTAAAGCGAAAATAATTTTTGATACAGTGGATCTCCACTTCTTGAGAGAAATGAGGAGAGCAGAATTAGAAAAAAATGACAAAGTTAAAGAGTTGGCCGAAAAGTTGAAGAATATTGAACTGAAGTTGGCGAGATTGGCCAACTTGACGTTGGTAGTCTCGCCATTCGAAAAAGAACTTCTACTGAAAGAAGATCCAACACTAAATGTGGAGGTTCTGTCCAACATCCATGAGATAAAACCTCCAAAAAATAGTTTCGAGAATCGTAAAGATATAATGTTCTTAGGCGGTTTTGCCCACCCTCCCAACATTGATGCAGTAAAATGGTTCATTAATGATATATTTCCAAAAATTAAGCAACAACTACCGGAAGTAAAATTTATAATCGTAGGGAGCAACCCTCCTGAGGAAATTATGTCGCTTAGTTCGGATGATATAATTGTAACAGGGTATGTTAGAGAATTAGAGCCTTACTTTGAAAGCGTTCGGGTATTCGTATCGCCACTTAGATACGGCGCTGGTGTTAAGGGAAAAATTGGTGAAGCTATGGCTCATGGTGTGCCTGTAGTAACAACGTCGATAGGAGGGGAGGGGATGGGATTGATTGATGGGGAGAATGCACTAATCGCCGATGATCCGGTAGAATTTGCTGAAAAAGTAGTCAAACTATATACAGACAAAGCTCTATGGGAAAAAATTTCAATGAGGTCGATTGAGCATGTTAAGTGTAATTTTTCATACAATGTTGCAAAAAATAAAATCATTAATATTATTTAG
- a CDS encoding type II toxin-antitoxin system VapC family toxin — translation MKVFFDTSFFVEYFRGNENARRIYEELKNYEYFTSLNVVEETTYILMKFTASDFVKLEKHYEVIKKLKEDSNVYEKSLKNAKLFYSSILHDGFQILPLPSWDLVLEIMERYRLLPNDALIAATCKHYGIKKIATFDEDFRRVDFLQVVEL, via the coding sequence ATGAAGGTCTTTTTCGACACCTCTTTCTTTGTCGAGTATTTTAGAGGGAATGAGAATGCACGGAGGATTTACGAAGAACTGAAGAATTACGAATATTTTACATCGCTCAATGTGGTAGAGGAAACGACCTATATACTCATGAAGTTTACCGCTTCTGATTTTGTGAAATTGGAGAAGCACTACGAAGTAATCAAGAAACTCAAGGAAGATTCAAATGTGTACGAGAAAAGTCTCAAAAATGCAAAGCTGTTTTACAGCTCAATTCTTCATGACGGATTCCAGATCCTGCCATTGCCTTCTTGGGACCTCGTTCTCGAGATTATGGAGCGATACAGACTCCTGCCAAACGATGCCCTAATAGCAGCAACCTGCAAGCATTATGGGATAAAGAAAATCGCAACCTTCGATGAGGATTTCAGGAGGGTTGACTTTCTGCAGGTCGTAGAGCTTTG
- a CDS encoding sulfotransferase family 2 domain-containing protein: MNRVILFHFHFFKNAGSAVDYILEKNFGDRFVKKEFKLWPYYENIKEVIKWIENESDAVAFSSHTARLFDSTLLERRGIKIIPIIFVRHPIIRIHSAYHYERKQVDIFRPGPVIARNTDFKGYVEIRLAIPRQEFNVSNFHVFRLADMLHGEKNMKPLEKALIALKRLPFIGLVEEFEKSMTKLEETVREYFPEFKASVIRTNVQFSPDMPLEERLKIIKNEVGKDFYKKLMEINEEDMVLWEKVVDMYKEGF, from the coding sequence GTGAATAGAGTTATACTGTTCCATTTTCACTTTTTTAAGAATGCTGGTTCTGCCGTGGATTATATACTTGAAAAGAATTTTGGAGATAGATTTGTAAAAAAAGAGTTTAAACTGTGGCCTTACTACGAAAATATAAAGGAAGTAATTAAATGGATCGAAAATGAGAGCGATGCAGTTGCGTTCTCATCCCATACGGCGAGGTTGTTTGACTCCACACTTTTGGAAAGGAGAGGTATCAAAATCATTCCTATTATTTTTGTAAGACATCCTATTATTCGGATTCATTCTGCATACCATTATGAAAGGAAGCAGGTGGACATTTTTCGCCCTGGACCGGTCATTGCTCGCAATACGGACTTTAAAGGCTATGTCGAAATAAGGTTGGCTATACCAAGACAGGAGTTCAATGTAAGCAATTTCCATGTTTTCAGATTGGCAGATATGCTCCATGGCGAAAAGAACATGAAACCGCTGGAAAAAGCACTTATAGCTCTAAAAAGACTTCCTTTTATAGGGTTGGTAGAGGAATTTGAAAAGTCAATGACAAAGTTGGAAGAGACCGTGAGAGAATATTTCCCTGAGTTTAAAGCAAGTGTTATTAGGACCAATGTTCAGTTTAGTCCCGATATGCCTTTAGAGGAGAGGTTGAAAATTATAAAGAATGAGGTTGGTAAAGATTTCTACAAGAAGCTGATGGAAATTAATGAGGAGGACATGGTGCTGTGGGAAAAAGTTGTAGATATGTATAAGGAGGGGTTCTGA